The proteins below are encoded in one region of Hordeum vulgare subsp. vulgare chromosome 3H, MorexV3_pseudomolecules_assembly, whole genome shotgun sequence:
- the LOC123444581 gene encoding G-type lectin S-receptor-like serine/threonine-protein kinase B120, whose product MLVEISYLKKCTVVLLIPSVLAIRCFAATTTRDSIALNESISDGQSLISSNSKFVLEFFSPGASSHRYIGIWYYSVPRGTAVWIANRNNPVQDKSGVLKFDDVGNLIVQNGTGSSFVVASGSGVGLRDREAAILDTGNFVLRSMANHSNTIWESFDYPTDTWLPGMNITLGNLLKSWKTYDDPATGDYTFGFGPSIVNDSASQFVINWNRNSFWTSAPWNGDTNSLIPELKSIGIIPVSFQCDNLTCMYTPNPAGIMSKIVLGQSGSLNITQFDLEGKLWTLLWRQPPSCDVSNLCGVYGVCNNSALSAPVSAQVSLCQCPEGFAQQDPSNSRKGCTRQTPLQCNGDRFIDMLNMTLPDYRQKLSVVEKSECEFACMKDCSCTAYAHSLPDGCSLWHGNLTNLQDGVEILHLRIAASELHGHKMLWLAYVLPSVAFLVFCLISYIWIRRWKNKGKGKQYDHPLVMASDVIKLWESEDTGSHFMMLSFSQIENATDNFSTENKLGEGGFGPVYKGNLPNGQDVAVKRLAANSGQGLPEFKNEILLIAKLQHSNLVGLLGCCIDGEEMLLIYEYMPNKSLDFFLFEQSRRVFLVWAMRLNIIEGIAQGLIYLHKHSRLRIIHRDLKPSNILLDTDMNPKISDFGMARIFDPKGGLANTKRVVGTYGYMAPEYAMAGIFSVKSDVYSYGVLLLEIISGLRNAAARGHGNSLNLLGHAWELWKEGRWRELIDKSLHGACPENMVLRCIHVGLLCVQENAADRPSMAEVISMITNENATLPAPKQPGFLSMLLPTEADVPEGSFSLNDLSITALDGR is encoded by the exons ATGTTGGTCGAAATAAGCTACTTGAAGAAGTGCACAGTTGTTCTGCTGATTCCATCTGTGTTAGCAATAAGATGTTTCGCAGCTACCACGACAAGAGATAGCATCGCGCTCAATGAATCCATTtctgatgggcagagccttatttCTAGTAACAGTAAATTTGTGCTTGAATTCTTTAGCCCTGGAGCTTCAAGCCACCGATATATTGGTATATGGTATTACAGTGTTCCAAGAGGAACGGCTGTATGGATAGCTAACAGGAATAACCCAGTACAGGATAAGTCGGGCGTACTTAAGTTTGATGATGTCGGTAATCTGATAGTCCAGAATGGCACAGGCAGCTCGTTTGTAGTTGCTTCTGGTTCTGGGGTGGGATTGAGGGACAGGGAGGCTGCAATACTGGATACTGGCAACTTTGTGCTAAGGAGCATGGCCAACCATTCAAATACCATATGGGAGAGCTTTGACTACCCTACTGATACATGGCTCCCTGGAATGAATATTACACTTGGAAATTTGCTGAAATCATGGAAGACCTATGATGATCCAGCAACGGGAGATTACACTTTTGGTTTTGGACCGAGCATAGTTAATGATTCAGCATCACAATTCGTTATTAACTGGAATCGGAATTCATTTTGGACAAGTGCACCCTGGAATGGTGACACGAATTCTCTCATTCCAGAACTGAAATCTATTGGTATCATCCCTGTTTCATTTCAGTGtgacaaccttacatgcatgtacACTCCCAACCCTGCTGGCATAATGTCTAAGATTGTTTTGGGTCAAAGTGGTTCACTGAACATAACACAGTTCGATTTGGAAGGCAAATTGTGGACATTGTTATGGAGACAGCCGCCCAGTTGTGACGTGTCTAATTTATGTGGAGTTTATGGTGTATGCAACAACAGTGCGTTATCAGCACCTGTATCAGCACAAGTATCCCTTTGTCAGTGTCCAGAAGGATTTGCACAACAAGACCCATCAAATTCCAGGAAAGGGTGCACCAGACAAACCCCACTGCAGTGTAATGGTGATAGGTTTATTGATATGCTTAATATGACGCTTCCTGACTACAGACAGAAGCTGTCTGTTGTGGAAAAAAGTGAATGTGAATTTGCCTGTATGAAAGATTGCTCTTGTACGGCGTATGCTCATTCGCTACCCGATGGTTGCAGCTTATGGCATGGCAATCTAACAAACTTGCAGGatggagttgaaattcttcatcTTCGCATAGCTGCATCAGAATTACATG GTCACAAAATGCTTTGGCTAGCGTATGTACTTCCATCAGTTGCATTCCTTGTCTTTTGTCTCATCTCTTATATTTGGATTAGGAGATGGAAAAATAAAG GGAAAGGAAAACAGTATGATCACCCCCTGGTCATGGCTTCAGATGTAATAAAACTTTGGGAGAGTGAAGACACAGGCTCTCACTTCATGATGCTTTCCTTTTCACAGATAGAAAATGCCACAGACAACTTCTCAACTGAAAACAAGCTTGGAGAAGGAGGGTTTGGACCTGTGTACAAG GGCAACTTACCAAATGGACAAGATGTTGCTGTTAAGAGGCTTGCAGCGAATTCAGGGCAAGGACTACCAGAGTTTAAGAATGAAATCTTATTAATAGCCAAGCTGCAACACAGCAATTTAGTTGGACTCTTAGGTTGCTGCATTGACGGGGAAGAAATGTTACTAATCTATGAGTATATGCCAAACAAAAGCTTGGATTTCTTCCTATTTG AACAATCGAGAAGGGTTTTTTTAGTCTGGGCAATGCGCCTTAACATAATTGAAGGGATTGCACAAGGTCTTATTTATCTCCACAAGCATTCTCGGCTGAGAATTATTCATAGGGACCTGAAGCCAAGCAACATTCTGCTGGATACTGATATGAACCCTAAGATTTCAGATTTTGGAATGGCAAGAATATTTGATCCTAAAGGAGGACTAGCTAACACGAAAAGAGTCGTCGGAACATA TGGCTACATGGCTCCTGAGTATGCTATGGCAGGCATTTTCTCTGTGAAATCTGATGTATATAGCTACGGGGTATTGCTTCTGGAGATCATCAGTGGACTAAGAAATGCCGCAGCTCGTGGACATGGCAACTCCCTAAACCTCCTTGGTCAT GCATGGGAGCTGTGGAAAGAAGGCAGATGGCGCGAGCTCATTGATAAATCGTTGCACGGTGCATGTCCTGAGAATATGGTGCTAAGATGCATTCACGTCGGCCTGTTGTGTGTTCAGGAGAATGCTGCTGATCGTCCCTCCATGGCCGAAGTCATTTCCATGATTACCAACGAAAACGCCACCTTACCGGCCCCAAAACAACCTGGCTTCCTCTCCATGTTGCTTCCGACTGAAGCTGATGTCCCTGAAGGAAGTTTCTCTCTGAATGATTTGTCAATTACTGCCCTGGATGGTAGGTAG
- the LOC123444583 gene encoding uncharacterized protein LOC123444583, which produces MANHGAAALLIASLLVVAVTLADARVTVMQLQRDSINGGYAANKKAVPALTCNKVSAVQQGETCSSLAEDSGLTQEDFLGFNPNINCARIFVGQWVCLDASSA; this is translated from the exons ATGGCCAACCACGGAGCCGCCGCTCTCCTGATCGCGTCCCTGCTCGTGGTGGCGGTCACCCTCGCCGACGCCAGGGTCACCGTGATGCAGCTGCAGCGCGACAGCATTAACGGAG GTTACGCGGCGAATAAGAAGGCGGTGCCGGCGCTGACGTGCAACAAGGTGAGCGCGGTGCAACAAGGCGAGACCTGCTCCTCCCTCGCCGAGGACAGCGGCCTCACCCAGGAGGACTTCCTGGGCTTCAACCCCAACATCAACTGCGCCAGGATCTTCGTCGGCCAGTGGGTCTGCCTCGACGCATCCTCTGCCTAA